The Actinomyces faecalis genome includes the window GGGAGAGGACGTGGTCAGCGAGTGAGCAACGTCCTGGCCCTTCCTGTCCTGGTGCCCATGCTGGGCGCCGCGCTGGCGCTGCTCGCCGGCCGCCGACCCCGGCTCCAGCGAGCGCTGTCCGTGGCGGCGCTGGGCACCGTCGTCGTCGTGGCGGCCTTCCTTGTCTACCTCACCGAGACTGACGGCATCCAGACCCTGTGGGTCGCGGCGTGGCCGGACTCGGCCGGCATCGTGCTGGTCGCAGACCGGCTGTCCTCCCTCATGCTGCTGGTCGCCTCGATCGTCACCCTGGCCGTGCTGGTCTTCTCCACCGGGCAGGACCAGGAGGAGGTGCGTCAGGAGACGCCGGTGTCGATCTTCCACCCGACCCTGCTCCTGCTCAGCGCCGGGGTCTCGGACGCCTTCCTTGCCGGGGACCTGTTCAACCTCTACGTCGGCTTCGAGATCCTTCTCTTCGCCTCCTACGTCCTGCTCACGATGGGGGCGACCCGGCCGCGTATCCGGGCCGGCGCGATCTACGTGGTGGTCAACCTCGTCTCCTCGGCGCTCTTCCTCATCCTGCTGTCTGTGGTCTACACGGCTACCGGTACGGTCAACATGGCCGAGCTGGCGCAGCGTGTGCCACAGCTGCCGGATGACATGCAGCTGATGATCCAGGCGCTCATGCTCACCGTCTTCGGGATCAAGGCCGCGGTCTTCCCCCTCTCCGCGTGGCTGCCTGACTCCTACCCGACGGCGCCTGCGCCGGTCACCGCCGTCTTCGCTGGGCTGCTGACCAAGGTCGGGGTCTACTCGATGCTGCGGGTGCAGACCCTGATCTTTACCGAGCGGCCGCTGACCACGATCCTGCTCATCGTGGGGGGCGCCTCGATGATGGTGGGCATCCTGGGGGCCGTGGCCCAGAGCGAGCTCAAGCGTCTGCTCTCCTTCACCCTGGTCAGCCACGTGGGCTACATGATCATGGGCGTCGCCCTGGCGACTACGGGCTCGGTGGCGGCCGCTATCTACTACACGGCCCACCACATCACCATCCAGACGGCTCTCTTCCTCACAGCGGGCCTCATGGCTCGTGTGGGAGGCTCGACCGAGCTGGACAAGGTCTCTGGCCTGGCCTCGCTGTCCCCGCGGCTGGCGCTGCTCTTCGGGATCCCGGCTCTCAACCTCGCTGGTATCCCACCCTTCAGCGGCTTCATCGGCAAGATCGGGCTCATGCGGGCCGGTGCCCAGGTGGGCACGCCCCTGGCCTGGTTGCTCGTGGTGACCTCGGTGGTCGCCAGCCTGCTCACGCTCTACGTCATGGCCAAGGTCTGGAACCGGGCCTTCTGGGGCGAGGTCCGTGTGGTCGGTGCCCGCAGGACCGGCACGTCCCGTTCGTCCAGGCTCTCCGCCTCAACCGTGCATCCGGAGGAGACGACGGCGCAGCAGGCATCCGCCCCGGTCACCACGGTGACGCCTGCCGTGCGCGAGGGCGGGACGCCGGCGGCACCGGCAGTCGCCTCCACGTACGTGGCCGAGCCCATGCCTGGTGTCATGGTCGGAGCGAGCCTGGGGCTGATCGCTGTCTCGCTGGCACTGACGGTGGCAGCAGGACCGTTGTACGAGTTCTGTGAGCACGCTGCCACGATGCTGCTCAGCGACGGCTACGTCACGACCGTGCTGGGAGGTCGCTGATGGACAACCAGCTGGGCACGCGCGCGCGTGAGGGAGCCGAGCGGGCACGACGACGCCTCCGACGCCCACGCGACCTGAGCGGGAAGGGCGTCAACCTCGTCCTGCTCACGGTGGTGTGGGTGCTCCTGGCCGGCAGGCTCAGCGTCTTCACGCTCGTCAGCGGGGCGCTGATCGCCGTGGCGGTCACTGTCCTGTTCCCGATGCCGGCCATCGTGTGGCCCGGGTGGATCCATCCGGTCGGTCTTCTCCGGCTCGTGGCGGCGGTGACCTGGGACCTGGCCCGTGCCTCGGTGGAGCTGGCGTGGTTCGCGCTGTCATGGAGACGTCAGCCGCGCTCGGGCGTGGTCGCGGTTCCCTTGAGCTCGGACGCTGATCTCTACCAGGTCGCTACCGGCACGATCCTGTCCATCGTGCCGGGGTCTGTGGTGGTCGAGGCCCGCTGGCGCACACGCACGCTGTACATGCACATCTTCGACATGAGGGCCGACGACGTCGCTGCCGAGCAGGAGGCGGCGCTGAGGGCAGAGCTGCGTATCCTGCGTGCCTTCGGGACGAACGAGGAGATCGCTCGCGCACGGGAGGTCCTCAAGGCCCTCGGTACGGGCCAGCGTCCTGAGGCGAGCCAGCGGGACGGTCTGTCGGACGGTGCTGCGGTCGGTTCCGTGGACGACGCCGGTGCTGCCGTCGTGACTGACGGTACTGGTGAGTCGGCGGGGAAGGAGACGGTATGAGCGTGCTCATCACGGTGGCTCACGCCCTGACACTGGTCCTGCTCCTTGCTGCCGCGGCCATGACGCTGGCTCGTATGGCGATGGGGCCTTCCAGCCTGGACCGCTCGATCGCGACCGACCTTCTGACAGCGGTGACGGTTGCGGCAACGGGCCTGTACGTCGTCGTCTCCGGCTCGGTCACCGCGCTGCCGGTGCTCGTGGTCCTCAGCCTCATCGGTTTTACCGGCCCCGTCGCTATCGCCCGCCTCATCTCCAGCCGGGCGGCACAGGTGCGCGACCTGCGCCGCTCCAACCGACGTGGTTCTGCACCCGCGGTGTCCCGGGGTACGAGCGAACGGGCGCTGGACGTGGCCCAGGCCTGCAGCACGGCTGCGTCTGAGGCTGCGCAGAGCTGGGACGATGCCGAGGACGGCGAGGACTCGGACGCTGATACGGAGGGACGCCGATGAACGGGGTGGCAGATCTCGTGGCGGCCCTGCTGCTCCTGGCAGGGGCCTTCTTCTGCTTCACGGCCGCGGTGGGGGTCCTGCGCTTCCCTGACGTCATCACGCGCCTGCACGCGGCCACCAAGCCGCAGGTCTTCGGCCTGCTCCTCATCCTCACCGGTATCGTCGTCTCCCAGCGCAGCTGGGAGGTGGCTGGTATCTGCGTGCTGGTGGCCGCCTTCCAGATCGCCACCAACCCGGTCTCGGCCCACATGGTCTCTCGCACGGCCTATCGCACCGGGCTGTGGGAGGCCGGTGACGCTGTCGTCGACGACCTGGCCAGCGACCTGGAGAAGGCAGGGTACCTCCATCCGGAGGACCGGGTCGACGACGACCTGTCCGCGCCACCGGCGCCGTAGGTGAGCGGGACGCTCAGCAGGAGGGCTACCTGGACGGAGACGGAGGTGCCTGACGGTACCTACAGACGCAAGCGGTGCCTGCCTCCCGCGCGGGAGGCAGGCACCGAGCTGAACATCCTGTCGGGTGTCGGGCGTCAGGGACGAGTCACTCCTCGCCCTTGAGACGGTTGACCACGCCCTGGACGGAGTCCTTGACGTCGTCGACCTTCTCAGCGACCTTGCCCTCAAGGTTCTGCAGCTTGCCCTCGGTCTCAGACTCCTTGTCACCGGTGACCTTGCCGAGGGTCTCCTTGGCCTTGCCGGCGAGCTTGTCAAAAGTAGCGTCGCTGTCTGCCATCGTGGGCTCCTTTCGTCGGTGACGTTGCAGCCACAGTCTCCCATGCCCGCTGGTGGTGCGCAGTAGTCTGGTGCCCCAGAGCGATCATGTTCTCCCTAGGCGATGTGTCCGGGCCCATTCCCGCAACCGTGTGCTCAGGGAAGCCGTGGCCTGGGCGTGGCCTTAGGCTGTGATGGTCCCATGGCACTGCCGCCCTCCCTCCTCACACAGAAGGGGACGCTGATGTCCTCCACCTCCTCACCCTCCGCTGCGCCCGAGGCCGGATCCGGCCTCATCGAGAACGCCGGGCTCGACGTCATCGCCGAGTCCGAGCGCAAGGGGCGCCCCTCCGACCTCTTCATGCCCTGGTTCGCAGCCAACATCTCCGTCCTGGGCCTGTCCTGGGGGTCATGGGTCCTCGGTTTCGGGCTGTCCTTCTGGCAGGCCGTGGTCGCCAGCGTCGTCGGGGTCGTGGTCTCCTTCGGCCTGTGCGGCGTCGTCGCCGTCCTGGGCAAGCGAGGCTCGGCTCCTACGCTCGCCCTGTCTCGCGCGGCCTTCGGCTACAACGGCAACCGCCTCAGCGCCGCCATCTCCTGGATGCTCACCGTGGGCTGGGAGACCGTGCTGTGCGTCAGCGCCACGCTCGCCTCGGCCACAGTGCTGCAGGCGCTGGGCTGGCACAACCAGGTCGGTGCCCAGGTAGTCGGCTTCCTCATCACCGTGGGGCTGGCTGCCTCAGCCGGAATCCTCGGTTTCGACACCATCATGAAGGTCCAGACCTGGATCACCTGGGCCACGGGCGCGCTGACCGTCATCTACCTCGTGCTCGTCGCTCCGCAGATCAGCTTCTCCGCGCTGTCGGAGCTTCCTGCGGGCAGCGCCGCCGCTGTCATCGGCGCCCTGGTCATGGTCGTCACGGGCTTCGGGCTCGGTTGGGTCAACGCCGCTGCGGACTACTCGCGCTACCTGCCCCGCAAGGCCTCGACCGCCGGTGTCGTCGGCTGGACCACCTTCGGCTCCTCCCTGCCCGTGGTCGTCCTGGTCATCGCCGGCATCATGCTGGTAGGCAGCGACCCTGAGCTCGGCACCGCCATCGACTCTGACCCCATCGGCGCGCTGACCACCATCCTGCCCACCTGGTTCCTCGTGCCCTTCGCAGTCGTCGCGATCCTGGGACTGGCAGGCGGCATCATCATGGACCTGTACTCCTCGGGCCTGTCCCTGCTGGCTACGGGACTGCCCGTCAGGAGGCACGTGGCTACCGCGATCGACGCCACGATCATGACCGTGGGCACGATCGCCGTCATCGCGGGCGCGGACGACTTCCTTGGCCCCTTCCAGGGCTTCCTCACCACCCTGGGCGTGGTCATTGCTGCCTGGGCCGGTGTCATGATCGCCGAGGTCCTGCTGCGCAAGCGCGACTACGACGAGGCCGCGCTGGCCACGCCGAACGGTGTCTACGGCTCGGTCAACTGGGAGGCCGTGGGCCTGGTGCTCGTCGGCTCGCTCGCGGGCTGGGGCCTCGTGGTCAACTCCGCTGCCTCGTGGCTGTCCTGGCAGGGCTACCTGCTCGCGCCCCTGGGCGGTCGCGAGGGCGCGTGGGCCTACGCCAACCTCGGCGTGCTGGCTGCCCTGGTCATCGGCCTGGTCGGTCACCTGGTGCTCGGTGCCTCCCGGGTGCGTCGTCAGGAAGGACGCTGAGCATGACGACGACGGATCCTGTCCTGCTCGAGGCGCTCACCCTCTCAGGCGGCGTGGACGGGCCTGGACCGGCCCTGGAGGCCGCTCACCAGATCGCGCGGCGCACCGGCACTGACCGCCACGACCTGCTCGTCGTGCTCGGCTCAGGGGCTGACGGTGCGTTGGAGGGCTGGGGTGAACCTGAGGCGACGCTGCCGCTGTCTGACCTGCCTGGTGTCCTGGCGCCGGTCGCCCCCGGCCACCGGGACCTGCTGGCCTCCTACCGTCGAGCCCTGCCGGGAGACGACGCCGCCAGCCTGCGTGTGCTCGTCGCCTACGGCCGCACGCACCTGTACGAGGGACACGGTCCCGCACCGGTCGTGGCGACGGCTCGTGCCGCAGCGGCAGCGGGCGTACGCGCTGCGGTGCTCGTCAACGCCAACGGGTGCCTGCGCGACTGGCACCTCGGCGACGTCATGGCGATCACCGACCACCTCAACCTCACGGGCTTCTCGCCCTTTGACGGCACGGTCTTTGCGGACGTGCGTGAGGTCTGGGACCGGCGCCTGGCCCAGGTCCTGCGAGAGAGGACCGAGCGTGAGGGAACCTACGCGGCGCTGCGGGGCCCGGAGTACCAGACCATGGCGGAGACCCGGTTGCTGGCGGGAGGGGGAGCGGACGCCGTCGGCATGTCCACGGTCCTGGAGGCCATCGCCCTGCACCAGCTGGGCGTGCGCGTGGCTGGGATGAGCGTCGTCTCCGACCTGTCCTTCGCGGCCGACGCCACGGACCCTCAGGAGGTCGTCCGCCTGGTCTCTGGCGCGCACCGCACCCTGGCTGACGGCGTGGACGCAGTCGTGGCCGAGCTCGCGCGCGCCTGACTGACGCCAGGGCCTCTCACTGTGTCCAGGTACCTGGTCCCGCTGCCTGGACTAGGACGCCCGTCCCCGTGCCGGGCGCTGCGCTCCCGGCTAGCCTGGTCCCATGGCATCTGAGACCAGCGCTGCAACGCGCAACGAGACCGACTCCATGGGCGCCGTCGAGGTCGCCGCCGACCGTTACTGGGGAGCGCAGACACAGCGTTCCCTGACCAACTTCAACATTGGACGCGAGACCTTCGTCCTCACCCGTCCTCTCATCAAGGCGCTCGGCGTGCTCAAGAAGTCCGCCGCCCTGGCCAACGCCGAGCTGGGCGAGCTGCCCCGCGACATCGCCGACCTCATCGCCCAGGCCGGTGACGAGGTCATCTCCGGCAAGCTGGACGACCACTTCCCGCTCGTGGTCTTCCAGACCGGCTCGGGCACGCAGTCCAACATGAACTCCAACGAGGTCATCTCCAACCGCGCTATCGAGCTGGCTGGCGGGGTCATGGGCTCCAAGACCCCGGTCCACCCAAACGACCACGTCAACCGCGGCCAGTCCTCCAACGACACCTTCCCCACGGCGATGCACATCGCCGTAGTCGACGAGCTCCAGCGGATGTACCCGCGCGTAGAGCAGCTGCGCAACACCCTGGACGCCAAGGCCAAGGAGTACGACGACGTCATCATGGTGGGCCGTACCCACCTGCAGGACGCCACCCCGATCCGGCTGGGCCAGGTCATCTCCGGCTGGGTCGCCCAGATCGACTTCGCCCTCGATGGCATCCGCTACGCCGACTCCCGCGCCCGCGAGCTGGCCATCGGTGGCACCGCGGTGGGTACAGGCCTCAACGCCCACCCCAGGTTCGGTGCGCTCGCCGCCAAGAAGATCTCCGAGGAGACCGGCATCGAGTTCACGCAGGCGGACAACCTCTTCGCAGCCCTGGGCGCCCACGACGCCCTCGTGCTCGTCTCCGGTGCGCTGCGCGTGCTGGCCGACGCCCTGATGAAGATCGCCAACGACGTGCGCTGGTACGCCTCCGGCCCGCGCAACGGCATCGGCGAGCTCATCATCCCCGAGAACGAGCCCGGCTCCTCGATCATGCCCGGCAAGGTCAACCCCACCCAGTGCGAGGCCATGACCATGGTCGCCGTCAAGGTCTTCGGTAACGACGCCACCGTTGGCTTCGCCGGCTCGCAGGGCAACTTCCAGCTCAACGTCTTCAAGCCCGTCATGGCCTGGTGCGTGCTGGAGTCCATCCAGCTGCTGGGTGACACCTGCGTGTCCTTCGACGAGAACTGCGCCTACGGCATCGAGCCCAACCAGGACAAGATCCAGGACAACCTGGACAAGAACCTCATGCAGGTCACGGCCCTCAACCGCCACATCGGCTACGACAAGGCCTCCAAGATCGCCAAGAACGCCCACCACAAGGGCCTGTCCCTGCGCGAGTCCGCCCTCGAGCTCGGCTTCGTCACCGACGAGGAGTTCGATGCCTGGGTGGTCCCGGCTGACATGACCCACCCCTCCGCCGCGGACGAGTGATCGTGCTGCGCTCGCGGGCTGTGCCGGGCTAGCAGCCCGGCACAGGACCCGCTGCCGCGTGCAGTACTGGACGACGGCGCCCCGCACCTTTTCCTGCAAGGTGCGGGGCGCCGTCGTCATGTGAGGCACGTCAAGATGCGTACAAAAATAAAAAGTGCGTACACTTTAGGTGGTTCTTCCGTCCTGGAAGAATCTCCCTCCGCACAAGGAAGTGTCCTGTGAAGCGCATTCACTACGCCTGGTGGGTCTTCGTTGCCTGCTGCGTCCTGTCCGTTGTCGGCTTCGGACTGACCATCAACACCGCTAGCCTGTACTGGACGGCCATCGCCAAGGACCTGGGGGTGACGATCTCGCAGGTCTCCCTCATGTCCACCATCGGCTCCCTGGCCGGCGCCGCGATCCTGGCCGTCACCGGTCAGCTCTTCGCCAAGGTCGACGCCCGCATCCTGCTGACCACCTCCTTCGCCCTGACCGCGGCGACCTACCTGCTGGGCGCCACGGCCCACGACATGTGGGTCCTCTACCTCGTGGGCCTGGTCCAGGGCGTGACCAAGACGGTGGCGGTCTCCATGTCCATCGCCATCCTGCTGGCCAACTGGTTCGAGAAGCAGCTGGGTCTGGTCATGGGGATCACCGGGGCGCTCACCGCTGTGGGTGGCTCGATCTTCTCCCCGATGGTGGGATCGTGGATCGCTCAGGACGGTTGGCGCCAGGCCTACGTGCTGACCGCGATCGTCATGAGTGTGACGATCCTGCCGTTCACCATCTTCATCACGCGCCTGCGCCGGCCCGGTGTCGACACCCCCTACGGCTACGACCCGACCACGGGCGCGGAGCAGTCGGCCGACTCCGGCGTCCTGGCACGTCGCGCCTACCGCAGCGCTCCCTTCGTCGGCTTCGTCGTCATCGTGCTCCTGCTCCAGGGCGTGGCCTCCCTGGTCCAGCACGTACCGACCTACCTCAACCTCGGTGGCCTGTCCGAGGTGGCGACCGGCGCCGTCTTCTCCGCGCTCCTGCTGGGTGCGGCAGCGGGCAAGCTCGTTATCGGAGTGCTGCTGGACCACGTGCCGGCTCCTGTCGCCCTGGCTGTCTTCGCGCTGATCGGTGGCGGCGGCTGGGCGGGCCTCCTCCTGGTCTCCGGTCAGAGCCCACTGTCGGTGGCCTCCTTCGCCGCCGGTATGGGCCAGGGCTTCGCGCTGGTGGGCCTGCCGCTGCTGGTGCGGCGTGTCTTCGGCGGCCTGGACTACGCCACGATCTGGTCCACCGTCTCCCTGTTCGGGGCGCTGGGCAACGCCATCATGGTCTATGTCCACGGCCTGCTCCACGACTCCACCGGAGGCTACGAGCTGTCCCTGACCATCAACGTCGTCTCCTACGCGGTGGCCTACGCCCTGGTGCTGCTGGTCATCGTCGCCGGTCGCAGGCTCGTCTTCGACCGAGCCGGCTCGCGTGAGGACGCCAGCAAGGCCGCCCAGGTCGGCGACGAGGCGGTGGCCTGACGTGCACGAGGACGCGAGCACACAGACCCGCGTGCCTGAGGGCGCGACCATCCAGGCCTCCACCGGCCCGGTGCGTCGCTGGGCGGGGATCCGGTACGCCAGCGCTGAGCGCTTCGAGCCTGCGCGGGCAGTGGACGTCCTGCCGAAGGAGGCCCTGACCCCGGGGCCCGCCCCGGCGCAGCCCCTGCCCTACTACGAGGACCCGGGTGCGCCGGTGAGCGAGGACTGCCTCAACCTCACCGTCTGGGCGCCGCTGGAGACGCCCGAGGATCCTCTTCCGGTGGTCGTGTGGATCTACGGTGGCGGCTTCGAGCACGGCGCCAACTCCTCAGCCTTCTCCGACGCCTCAGCGCTGGCTGGCACCGGCAGGGTCATCTCGGTGGCTCCCAACTACCGTACCGGTGTCCTGGGCTTCCTCTCGCTGTCCCACCTGGGCGGTTACGACGGCGCCTCCAACCTCGGTCTTCGCGACGCCGTGCTTGCCCTGCGCTGGATCCAGCGCCACATCGCAGCCTTCGGTGGGGACCCGAGCCGAGTCACGGTCGTGGGGGAGAGCGCTGGAGCCTTCATTGCCGGTGCGCTTCCTGCTGTTGACGAGGCGTCAGGGCTCTACTCCGGGCTCGTCCTCGCCTCGGGCGGTATGAGCCGTGTCGTCCCCGGATGGCGTGCCAAGGAGATGACGGCGGCCTTCCTGCGTGAGCTTGACGTCGAGAGCGATCCCCAGGCCCTGCGTACCGCCACGCTGGACGACCTCTTCTCGGCCCAGCCGACAATCGCCGTCTCGGACATCGGTCAGCGCAACTCCACCGCGCCCCAGGCGCTGGGAATTGTGAACGACTCTGCCGAGCCCACCGGCGTGCTCACCATGCACCCCATGCGCGCGCTGGAAGCGGGCCGGGCGGCCTCGACGCCGATCCTCGTGTGCTCCACCCGGGACGAGATCTCGGCGTTCCGCAACCCCGAGGTCTTCGACCCGGCGGACCTGGAAACCGTGCGTGGCGAGATCGAGGACCTGGGGGTCGAACGGACACAGGCTGAGGCCCTGGTGACGCACTACGCGAGCCTTCCTGAGACTCCGACGGGGGAGGCGGGCAGCACGCCAGGGCTGGTACGTCAGCGTATGCTCACCGACTGGATCTACCGCCTCCCGGCTGCACGAGCCGCGCTGGCTCAGGCCGCGGCCGGCGGCACCGCCTACCTGGCGATGACCGGGCGGGCCGACGGCGCCCAGGCGGGTCACGCCTGCGACGGTCCAGGGCTGCTGGGGGCCAGCTGGCCGCAGTCCACCCCGGCGATGAGGGCCCGTGACGACCAGGTGCGCGGCTGGGTGCTGGACATGGCGACCAGTGGTGACCCTGGCTGGCCTGCGCTGCCCACCGGTGAGGCCTTGGCTGCCAGGCGCGCTGAAGAGCTTGCTCTGGGCCAGGGCGCCGCCGTCGCCGTGGCGGGCGAGGACTTCGACGCGGCCGGTGACTACCGGACGATGACCGAGCTGTGGCGCGGGGTCGACCGGCCCTGAGCCTGTCTGCGCCTGTCTGCGCTGCCTGGCAGGTCGGACGACGCAGCGACGTCAAGCACTGACCGGCCCGCCCAGGCGACGTCGTCGGACGAGCACGAGGTGGCGGGGACCCCCGTAACGGGGGTCCCCGCCACCTGCGTCTACGGCTCCTAGTCAGCCATAGAGGCCAGCAGGGCGTCACGAGCGTCGCGCAGGTGCTGGCAGAAGAGACCGGCCAGCCTGGCGGGGTCGCGCTGGTCGATCGCCTCGATCATCTGGCGGTGCTCGTCGTCAGCCTTGGCCCGCCCGCCGAGCGTGCCGATGTTGAGCGCCGAGTAGGGCTGAGAGGCTCCTAGCAGCTGGACGCACAGCGCCTGCGTGCGAGGGCGCTCGGCCAGGGTGTACAGCGCCTGGTGGAACTCGTAATTCGCCTCCAGCCAGTCGCCGTGCTCCTTGGCTGTCTGCGTGGCCGCGGCGAGCGCGCGCAGGCTGGTCAGCGAGCGGGGAGAGGCGGCGTCGACCACCGGAGCGGCCAGCGTCGGCTCGACGGCGATACGGAGGTCGTAGAGCTCGGCCACCTCAGCGGGCGTCAGGGACCGGACCACGGCACGGCGTCCGGGCCGCAGTTCCACCAGGCCCTCGCCGGCCAGGACCGCCAAGGCCTCGCGCAACGGGTTACGAGACACCTCGAAGTGTCGGGCGAGCTCGTCCTGGGGCAGCAGGCTGCCTGGAGCGAGCTCACCCTGGCGGATGGCTCGGCGCAGCGCCGAGGTAATGCGTTCAGGAGCGGTCACGAGGTTCTCCTCCGGGTGTGCTGCGCCGTCAGGTCGCGGGCACCTGAACCCTACACGGGCCCCGGCAGGGCCAGGGAGCAGGTGAGGGGCTAGAGGCTGACAGGCGGTTCTCCTCCGCGACACCTGCCTCCTCCAGGGCACGCAGGCTCCTAGGGCCTGGCCATCGGCCTTGGGGAAGCGGGTACGACACGAGAGGTTCCGGTGAGCCGGACGACCACCTAGATGCGAGGCGGCGTGTTCTGGTGGTTGGGGCGTGCATTCAACTCATCGCGGCGTGCCTGTGTCGAGGCGGCGTGCCGGCAGACGTTTCTGGGCACGCCCTCATCGCACAAGCACGCCGTCAGCGAGCTGGTGCACGCCGAGAGCGGGGTGAGGGGCAGGTGAGCCGCCTCCTGCACGCTCTGGAGTACCTGTGCGAGCCCGCGCACTGGTCCGGCGCCCTGGGTATCGCGGTCCTGCTGGCCCAGCACGTGAGCTACACCCTGGTCACGCTCACGCTGGCCAGCCTCCTTGGCCTGCCTCTGGGCTGCTGGGTCGGCCATACCGGGCGGGGGCGGCCTGTCAGGAGCAGCACGCGCCCTGCCCACCCTCGGACTGGTCACGCTCTTCGCGCTGGCCCTGGGCATCGGGCTGAGCGCACCCTTGCTCGCACTGGTCGTCCTGTCCCTGCCCAGTATCCTGACCAGCGCGTACACGGCCGTGGGGTCTGCTGATCCTGAGGCTGTTGACGGGGCGCGCGCCTGTGGGATGAGTGAGGCCCAGGTCCTGCTGCACGCCGAGCTGCCTCCAGGAGCTGCGCACGCTCAACAGTCGGTCGACCGTTGACGGGCTCGATTCCGCGGTGATCGCCAAGGAGTGGCTGACCGAGCACGAGCTGGTGGGCTGAGCCCAGGGATCAGTGGCGGGTGGGTGCGGCTGTTGAGGCGCGCTCCACGAGGCGAGGGACGAGAATCTGCTCGCTGGGTAGGTATTCGCGTGCCGCGCGGCCGATCGCCCTGTCCAGTGCCATCTTGGCCATGAGCGGGGCATTTTGATCGATGGTGGTCAGAGGCACCTGCGCCGAGGCTGATCGGCGGGCATTGTCGAAGCCGATAACGCTCACTCGCCCTGGAATGTCCACCCCAGCTGTCAGCAACCCCTGCATCAGGCCCGAGGCCACGCGGTCGTTAAAGGCGACGACCGCCGTCGGAAGTGGTGCGGAGCGCTCCAGCAGCTCGGCGGCGGCTCTCAATCCATCCTCGCGCTCCAGGCCTCCATGGAGGATCTCGCCGTGCTCTGCCAGGCCGTGGCGCGCCATGGCCTGGTGGTAACCAGCCTCCCGCTGTACGGAGGAGGGGACCTGGGCGCCATTGACGTGGACGATCCGTGAGTGGCCTAGCGACACGAGGTGGTCCACCGCCAGGGCCATCCCGCCAGCGTCGTCGACTCTGACGACGTCGACATCCTTGGACTCCAGCGGGCGTGCAACCGTCACCACAGGGACTTCGTCGGCCAGCAGGCGAAGACGGGCGGTGCCCAGCTGCGGGCCGAGCATGATGAGTGACTCGCACCGGTCGCGCAGCAGTGTCTCTGCTGCCCGGCGGTCATCGATGCCGGGTACCACCGCGGACAGGACCAGCTCGTGCTCGGTGTGCTGGGCGGCGGCGTACAGGCCCTCAACGAGCTCAGCGTGGAAGGGCTGGTGAACGCCGAAGGTGACTCCG containing:
- a CDS encoding monovalent cation/H+ antiporter complex subunit F; amino-acid sequence: MSVLITVAHALTLVLLLAAAAMTLARMAMGPSSLDRSIATDLLTAVTVAATGLYVVVSGSVTALPVLVVLSLIGFTGPVAIARLISSRAAQVRDLRRSNRRGSAPAVSRGTSERALDVAQACSTAASEAAQSWDDAEDGEDSDADTEGRR
- a CDS encoding purine-cytosine permease family protein codes for the protein MSSTSSPSAAPEAGSGLIENAGLDVIAESERKGRPSDLFMPWFAANISVLGLSWGSWVLGFGLSFWQAVVASVVGVVVSFGLCGVVAVLGKRGSAPTLALSRAAFGYNGNRLSAAISWMLTVGWETVLCVSATLASATVLQALGWHNQVGAQVVGFLITVGLAASAGILGFDTIMKVQTWITWATGALTVIYLVLVAPQISFSALSELPAGSAAAVIGALVMVVTGFGLGWVNAAADYSRYLPRKASTAGVVGWTTFGSSLPVVVLVIAGIMLVGSDPELGTAIDSDPIGALTTILPTWFLVPFAVVAILGLAGGIIMDLYSSGLSLLATGLPVRRHVATAIDATIMTVGTIAVIAGADDFLGPFQGFLTTLGVVIAAWAGVMIAEVLLRKRDYDEAALATPNGVYGSVNWEAVGLVLVGSLAGWGLVVNSAASWLSWQGYLLAPLGGREGAWAYANLGVLAALVIGLVGHLVLGASRVRRQEGR
- a CDS encoding purine-nucleoside phosphorylase translates to MTTTDPVLLEALTLSGGVDGPGPALEAAHQIARRTGTDRHDLLVVLGSGADGALEGWGEPEATLPLSDLPGVLAPVAPGHRDLLASYRRALPGDDAASLRVLVAYGRTHLYEGHGPAPVVATARAAAAAGVRAAVLVNANGCLRDWHLGDVMAITDHLNLTGFSPFDGTVFADVREVWDRRLAQVLRERTEREGTYAALRGPEYQTMAETRLLAGGGADAVGMSTVLEAIALHQLGVRVAGMSVVSDLSFAADATDPQEVVRLVSGAHRTLADGVDAVVAELARA
- a CDS encoding CsbD family protein; protein product: MADSDATFDKLAGKAKETLGKVTGDKESETEGKLQNLEGKVAEKVDDVKDSVQGVVNRLKGEE
- a CDS encoding Na+/H+ antiporter subunit E — its product is MDNQLGTRAREGAERARRRLRRPRDLSGKGVNLVLLTVVWVLLAGRLSVFTLVSGALIAVAVTVLFPMPAIVWPGWIHPVGLLRLVAAVTWDLARASVELAWFALSWRRQPRSGVVAVPLSSDADLYQVATGTILSIVPGSVVVEARWRTRTLYMHIFDMRADDVAAEQEAALRAELRILRAFGTNEEIARAREVLKALGTGQRPEASQRDGLSDGAAVGSVDDAGAAVVTDGTGESAGKETV
- the mnhG gene encoding monovalent cation/H(+) antiporter subunit G, whose amino-acid sequence is MNGVADLVAALLLLAGAFFCFTAAVGVLRFPDVITRLHAATKPQVFGLLLILTGIVVSQRSWEVAGICVLVAAFQIATNPVSAHMVSRTAYRTGLWEAGDAVVDDLASDLEKAGYLHPEDRVDDDLSAPPAP
- the fumC gene encoding class II fumarate hydratase, translating into MASETSAATRNETDSMGAVEVAADRYWGAQTQRSLTNFNIGRETFVLTRPLIKALGVLKKSAALANAELGELPRDIADLIAQAGDEVISGKLDDHFPLVVFQTGSGTQSNMNSNEVISNRAIELAGGVMGSKTPVHPNDHVNRGQSSNDTFPTAMHIAVVDELQRMYPRVEQLRNTLDAKAKEYDDVIMVGRTHLQDATPIRLGQVISGWVAQIDFALDGIRYADSRARELAIGGTAVGTGLNAHPRFGALAAKKISEETGIEFTQADNLFAALGAHDALVLVSGALRVLADALMKIANDVRWYASGPRNGIGELIIPENEPGSSIMPGKVNPTQCEAMTMVAVKVFGNDATVGFAGSQGNFQLNVFKPVMAWCVLESIQLLGDTCVSFDENCAYGIEPNQDKIQDNLDKNLMQVTALNRHIGYDKASKIAKNAHHKGLSLRESALELGFVTDEEFDAWVVPADMTHPSAADE
- a CDS encoding Na+/H+ antiporter subunit D; the protein is MSNVLALPVLVPMLGAALALLAGRRPRLQRALSVAALGTVVVVAAFLVYLTETDGIQTLWVAAWPDSAGIVLVADRLSSLMLLVASIVTLAVLVFSTGQDQEEVRQETPVSIFHPTLLLLSAGVSDAFLAGDLFNLYVGFEILLFASYVLLTMGATRPRIRAGAIYVVVNLVSSALFLILLSVVYTATGTVNMAELAQRVPQLPDDMQLMIQALMLTVFGIKAAVFPLSAWLPDSYPTAPAPVTAVFAGLLTKVGVYSMLRVQTLIFTERPLTTILLIVGGASMMVGILGAVAQSELKRLLSFTLVSHVGYMIMGVALATTGSVAAAIYYTAHHITIQTALFLTAGLMARVGGSTELDKVSGLASLSPRLALLFGIPALNLAGIPPFSGFIGKIGLMRAGAQVGTPLAWLLVVTSVVASLLTLYVMAKVWNRAFWGEVRVVGARRTGTSRSSRLSASTVHPEETTAQQASAPVTTVTPAVREGGTPAAPAVASTYVAEPMPGVMVGASLGLIAVSLALTVAAGPLYEFCEHAATMLLSDGYVTTVLGGR